The proteins below come from a single Pseudarthrobacter sp. SSS035 genomic window:
- a CDS encoding serine hydrolase → MAHILAELFEGRLLDQEHTEQLLSYMQDTNYENLIPAAVPDGVTVFHKYGLLDNELHDAAVLSMSSGSYVLVVLTKGADLSDIPERTVVIQEITKAVTAALP, encoded by the coding sequence ATGGCCCATATCCTGGCGGAACTGTTCGAGGGCCGGCTCCTGGACCAGGAGCATACGGAGCAGCTCCTGTCCTACATGCAGGACACCAACTACGAAAACCTCATTCCGGCCGCAGTTCCGGACGGGGTCACCGTCTTCCACAAATACGGGCTGCTCGATAACGAACTCCACGACGCCGCCGTCCTCTCGATGTCCTCCGGCAGCTACGTGCTGGTGGTTTTAACGAAGGGTGCCGACCTGAGCGACATCCCTGAACGGACTGTGGTGATCCAGGAAATCACCAAGGCTGTTACCGCCGCCCTCCCGTAA
- a CDS encoding amino acid permease: MTSKSTAVRPESHLGHTMKPRQLTMMGLGSAIGAGLFLGSGAGIQAAGPAVLISYLVAGTLIILVMWALGEMAAANPTSGAFSVYAERALGKTAGAAVGWLWWLQLVVVIAAEALGAAGLLFSVWPVIPVWALALIFMVVFTAINLTGVKNFGEFEFWFAILKVAAIVAFLAVGAALLLGLLPDVASPGLANITTDFAPAGLGGIATALFVVIFAFGGTEIVAVAAAETEDPEHSVGKAIRTVLWRILVFYIGSVFVIAAVLPVSSEGLASPFAGVLDAARIPGAGTAITLVAVVALLSALNANLYGASRMVYSLAERGEAPGFLARLSGASVPMIAVGVSVAFGFFATVLELLFPDRILPALFQLVGSTCLVVWGTALVSQLILRRRADREGAELPLRMKGFPGLTIFGLVLLGLIFAVGFSADSSRGQLLSTFVLVACLAAACWLGARLTTRDRQPM, encoded by the coding sequence ATGACATCGAAGTCCACGGCAGTGCGGCCGGAATCCCACCTCGGCCACACCATGAAACCCCGGCAGCTCACCATGATGGGACTGGGCAGCGCCATCGGCGCCGGCCTGTTCCTGGGTTCGGGGGCCGGAATCCAGGCCGCGGGGCCCGCCGTGCTGATCTCGTACCTGGTCGCCGGGACGCTCATCATCCTGGTGATGTGGGCGCTGGGCGAGATGGCCGCTGCGAATCCCACCAGCGGCGCGTTCTCCGTCTACGCCGAGCGGGCGCTCGGAAAAACCGCCGGCGCTGCGGTGGGCTGGCTGTGGTGGCTCCAGCTGGTGGTGGTCATCGCCGCGGAAGCCCTGGGCGCAGCGGGCCTGCTGTTCTCCGTCTGGCCGGTTATCCCCGTCTGGGCCCTGGCACTCATCTTTATGGTTGTGTTTACGGCCATCAACCTCACGGGCGTCAAGAACTTCGGCGAGTTCGAATTCTGGTTCGCCATCCTGAAGGTTGCCGCCATTGTGGCGTTCCTGGCCGTGGGGGCGGCCCTGCTGCTGGGCCTCCTGCCCGACGTAGCTTCGCCTGGACTCGCTAACATCACCACTGATTTTGCCCCCGCCGGGCTTGGCGGAATCGCCACGGCATTGTTCGTGGTGATCTTTGCCTTCGGCGGAACCGAGATCGTGGCCGTGGCCGCCGCGGAAACGGAGGACCCGGAGCACAGTGTGGGCAAGGCGATCCGGACGGTGTTGTGGCGCATCCTGGTCTTCTACATCGGGTCGGTTTTTGTCATCGCGGCCGTCCTGCCGGTCTCCTCCGAAGGACTCGCCTCGCCATTTGCCGGCGTGCTCGACGCGGCCCGGATCCCGGGCGCCGGCACGGCGATCACCCTCGTTGCCGTCGTCGCGCTTCTCTCGGCACTGAACGCCAACCTCTACGGCGCGTCCCGCATGGTGTACTCGCTCGCCGAACGCGGCGAGGCTCCCGGGTTCCTGGCCAGGCTCAGCGGCGCCAGCGTGCCGATGATCGCCGTAGGCGTGTCGGTGGCGTTCGGTTTCTTCGCCACGGTTCTGGAGCTGCTGTTCCCGGACCGGATCCTGCCGGCCTTGTTCCAGCTGGTCGGATCCACGTGCCTGGTGGTCTGGGGCACGGCCCTTGTTTCGCAGCTGATCCTCCGGCGCCGGGCGGACCGGGAAGGTGCCGAACTTCCGCTGCGGATGAAGGGTTTCCCGGGCCTGACTATCTTCGGATTGGTCCTCCTGGGCCTGATCTTCGCCGTCGGCTTCAGCGCGGATAGCAGCCGCGGACAGCTGCTGAGCACGTTCGTTCTGGTCGCCTGTCTCGCGGCGGCGTGCTGGCTCGGCGCCCGGCTGACCACGCGCGATCGCCAGCCAATGTAG
- a CDS encoding MFS transporter, giving the protein MTETSRVDSEAGPSSKHEERKVLAATLVGTTIEWYDFFIFAQLTGTLLSPLFLAPLNESNPGLAQILSFALIGISFLFRPLGAVVAGHLGDRLGRKAMLVFTLLMMGAATSLIGMLPTYAQIGVWAPILLIILRIAQGFSAGGEWGGAALMAVEHAPKSRRGVFGAYPQIGVPVGMILATGLLFILNSNMSKEDFASWGWRVPFLLSIVLIVVGYLIRRAVAESPVFQEMAARKAESRAPLSELIRSHKRPVLYSTMIFIANNAAGYLLIAFFISYATRTLKMPVPEILLATTLASFGWLIFTLAGGWLSDRIGRVKTFLIGYAIIFVWMIPMFALIDTRNIWLYGVALFVLTIGLGLSYGPMSAMYAEMFPANVRYSGISIGYAFGAILGGAFAATIAETLLQSTKWTGSIGIYIMILCVISAVGVVLAKETKGNPLGVSSHH; this is encoded by the coding sequence ATGACCGAAACTTCACGCGTCGATTCCGAGGCGGGCCCGAGCAGCAAGCACGAGGAACGCAAGGTCCTCGCAGCAACGCTGGTCGGCACCACCATCGAGTGGTACGACTTCTTCATCTTCGCCCAACTGACGGGTACCCTGCTGTCCCCGCTGTTCCTGGCTCCGCTGAACGAATCCAATCCGGGCCTGGCCCAGATCCTGTCCTTCGCGCTGATCGGCATCAGCTTCCTGTTCCGCCCGCTGGGTGCAGTGGTTGCCGGCCACCTCGGTGACCGGCTCGGACGCAAGGCCATGTTGGTCTTCACCCTCCTGATGATGGGCGCAGCCACCTCTCTGATCGGCATGCTGCCGACCTACGCGCAGATCGGCGTCTGGGCCCCCATCTTGCTGATCATCCTCCGCATTGCCCAGGGCTTCTCCGCCGGCGGTGAATGGGGCGGCGCTGCCCTGATGGCAGTGGAGCACGCCCCCAAGAGCCGGCGCGGCGTGTTCGGCGCGTACCCGCAGATCGGCGTCCCGGTCGGCATGATCCTGGCCACCGGCCTGCTCTTCATACTCAACTCGAACATGTCCAAGGAAGACTTTGCTTCGTGGGGCTGGCGCGTTCCGTTCCTGCTGTCCATCGTGCTGATTGTGGTGGGATACCTGATCCGGCGGGCCGTGGCCGAGAGCCCAGTCTTCCAGGAGATGGCGGCCCGAAAGGCCGAAAGCAGGGCGCCGCTCAGCGAGCTCATTCGTAGCCACAAGAGGCCAGTCCTCTACTCGACCATGATCTTCATCGCCAACAATGCCGCTGGCTACCTGTTGATCGCTTTCTTCATCTCCTACGCCACCAGGACGCTGAAGATGCCGGTCCCGGAAATCCTGCTCGCCACCACCCTCGCCTCCTTCGGCTGGCTGATCTTCACGCTCGCCGGCGGCTGGCTCTCAGACCGGATCGGCCGGGTCAAGACGTTCCTGATCGGGTATGCGATCATCTTCGTCTGGATGATCCCGATGTTTGCCCTGATCGACACCAGGAATATCTGGCTCTACGGCGTGGCGCTCTTCGTCCTGACCATCGGACTCGGTCTCTCATACGGCCCCATGTCGGCGATGTACGCCGAGATGTTCCCGGCCAATGTCCGCTACTCGGGCATCTCCATCGGGTACGCGTTCGGTGCGATCCTGGGTGGTGCCTTCGCCGCAACCATTGCCGAGACGCTGCTGCAGAGCACCAAATGGACCGGATCCATCGGCATCTACATCATGATCCTGTGCGTGATTTCGGCTGTCGGGGTTGTGCTTGCCAAGGAGACGAAGGGCAACCCGCTCGGCGTCAGCAGCCACCACTAA
- a CDS encoding IclR family transcriptional regulator, with protein sequence MTPTAVPAGAAQASPSQTLSRGIRALEILAAAETPLTIAELADAMGVHRSVAYRILRTLEDHSLLVRDDAGRVQPGPGLAVLARGVARNLQTAALPELTQLANSLTMSAFVAVWDRDDCVTLVTVDPRHTGAAIVQHPGSRHPISAGAPGIAIQSAYSAPEWHAAAPGIPYRPEAGTARQLGYAASHDEVIAGVSSVAVPVRVPAGRPAALAVVYIRAAQNPDEIAAALMAGAARIQAQLG encoded by the coding sequence ATGACGCCCACCGCAGTCCCCGCCGGAGCAGCTCAGGCTTCGCCGTCCCAGACCCTGTCGCGCGGAATCCGTGCGCTGGAAATCCTGGCGGCCGCGGAGACTCCCTTGACCATTGCGGAACTTGCCGACGCCATGGGGGTTCACCGTTCCGTGGCCTACCGGATCCTGCGGACCCTGGAGGATCACTCCTTGCTGGTGCGCGATGACGCGGGCAGAGTCCAGCCGGGGCCCGGGCTGGCTGTCCTGGCGCGGGGGGTTGCCCGCAACCTGCAGACGGCGGCGCTGCCGGAACTGACGCAACTCGCGAACTCCCTGACCATGAGTGCCTTTGTGGCCGTCTGGGACCGCGATGACTGTGTCACGCTGGTCACCGTGGACCCGCGGCATACCGGGGCCGCCATCGTCCAGCACCCCGGCTCCCGGCATCCCATAAGCGCGGGTGCCCCCGGCATTGCGATCCAGTCCGCCTATTCAGCACCTGAGTGGCATGCGGCAGCCCCGGGAATCCCCTACCGGCCCGAGGCGGGAACCGCGCGGCAGCTGGGCTATGCCGCCAGCCACGATGAAGTCATCGCCGGGGTCTCCTCCGTGGCAGTTCCGGTCAGGGTCCCTGCCGGCCGGCCAGCCGCGCTGGCCGTCGTCTATATCCGGGCAGCCCAGAATCCGGACGAAATCGCCGCTGCGCTGATGGCGGGCGCCGCGCGCATTCAGGCCCAGCTGGGCTGA
- a CDS encoding Lrp/AsnC family transcriptional regulator, which yields MNVDTLDAKIVRFFTDTPRGSVLEASRVLGVARATVQSRLDRMAEAGVISSWVPRPDPARFGFPVVAFCSLTINQDLGHGAVAEALAAIPELIEVHTVSGSSDLMARIAARSNPDLQRVLDAMIATRTVLRASSVIVLNTHFQGRTLNLLEAAAARPPE from the coding sequence ATGAACGTGGATACCCTGGATGCCAAAATTGTCCGATTCTTTACTGACACTCCGCGGGGCTCGGTGCTGGAGGCCTCGAGGGTCCTGGGCGTCGCCCGCGCCACCGTCCAATCGCGGCTGGACAGGATGGCGGAGGCCGGCGTAATCAGCTCGTGGGTGCCCCGGCCTGACCCGGCAAGATTCGGCTTCCCGGTGGTGGCCTTCTGCTCACTGACCATCAACCAGGACCTGGGCCACGGTGCGGTTGCCGAGGCGCTGGCCGCGATCCCGGAACTGATCGAGGTCCACACCGTTTCGGGCAGTTCGGACCTTATGGCGAGGATCGCCGCGCGGTCCAATCCGGACCTGCAGCGTGTTCTGGATGCGATGATCGCCACCAGAACCGTGCTCCGCGCGTCGTCCGTGATTGTCCTCAACACCCATTTCCAGGGCAGGACGCTGAACCTGCTCGAAGCCGCGGCCGCCAGGCCGCCGGAGTAA
- a CDS encoding MFS transporter yields MSSLPASLEAPLSSDSAPASAAPAPPTGRFARLPHLAGRSFIPLGLFARLPLAMLTVGALTLVTSVTGSYALGGTAAGAVGIGSALGAPVFGALADRRGQRPVLLVAAVLNTLAVLALIGTAWAAPEAGSFPVALIAAAFLAGASCPQVGPLARVRWMALTSRGKGAKGGRDLDTALSYEGTADELTFVLGPALVGILASLVAPWLPLALAAAITITLVPAFAVHSTHKAVPLNRGSAASRKAARIPAVVALPVLAMVAMGTFFGSAQTALSSFSASFATSEIAGLLYAVMGLSSAAAALSVAYWPQRFAPAARWLVSSALMTVLALLLLVPGSLGGMIAVLLVLGLPVGPVMVTVFAIGGLVAPVERLGTVMTALASGIVAGTALGAAVGGQLAQAHGYHAAFIVPVIAAGGLLVLGAAAAVILRKRH; encoded by the coding sequence ATGTCCTCCCTGCCCGCTTCCCTGGAAGCGCCGCTTTCTTCTGACAGTGCGCCTGCCTCCGCTGCGCCGGCTCCGCCCACCGGGCGGTTCGCCAGGCTCCCGCACCTCGCAGGCCGCAGCTTTATCCCCCTGGGCCTGTTCGCCCGGCTGCCATTGGCCATGCTTACCGTCGGTGCCCTGACCCTTGTTACGTCCGTGACGGGCTCCTACGCGCTGGGTGGCACTGCGGCCGGTGCTGTGGGGATCGGCTCGGCCCTCGGCGCCCCGGTTTTTGGGGCCCTCGCAGACCGCAGGGGGCAGCGGCCCGTACTTCTGGTGGCGGCGGTGCTCAACACTTTGGCTGTCCTGGCCCTGATCGGGACGGCTTGGGCTGCGCCCGAAGCCGGGTCTTTTCCCGTGGCCCTGATCGCCGCCGCATTCCTTGCTGGGGCCAGCTGTCCGCAGGTAGGGCCGCTGGCCAGGGTGCGCTGGATGGCGCTCACCTCGCGGGGCAAGGGAGCGAAGGGCGGCAGGGATCTGGACACGGCCCTGTCGTACGAAGGCACGGCTGATGAGCTGACGTTCGTGCTGGGACCGGCTCTGGTGGGTATCCTGGCCAGCCTGGTGGCCCCTTGGCTGCCGTTGGCCTTGGCCGCAGCCATTACCATCACGCTAGTGCCCGCCTTTGCCGTGCACTCCACGCACAAGGCGGTTCCCCTGAACCGGGGCTCGGCAGCTTCGCGCAAGGCTGCGAGGATTCCTGCTGTCGTCGCACTGCCCGTCCTGGCGATGGTGGCCATGGGCACTTTCTTCGGGTCCGCCCAGACTGCTTTGAGCTCCTTCTCCGCCAGTTTCGCCACCTCGGAAATCGCCGGACTGCTGTATGCGGTCATGGGACTGAGTTCGGCCGCCGCAGCCCTGTCCGTGGCGTACTGGCCCCAGCGCTTCGCTCCCGCCGCCCGGTGGCTGGTCAGCTCGGCACTCATGACGGTGCTCGCGTTGCTGCTGCTGGTGCCCGGATCGTTGGGCGGCATGATTGCGGTGCTTCTGGTCCTGGGATTGCCCGTGGGCCCCGTGATGGTCACAGTCTTCGCGATCGGAGGCCTGGTGGCGCCGGTGGAAAGGCTGGGCACTGTGATGACAGCTCTGGCAAGCGGGATCGTGGCGGGTACCGCACTGGGGGCCGCCGTTGGTGGCCAGCTGGCGCAGGCCCACGGCTACCACGCCGCCTTCATTGTGCCTGTGATTGCCGCCGGCGGCCTGCTGGTGCTTGGTGCCGCGGCCGCCGTCATTCTCCGCAAACGCCACTGA
- a CDS encoding phosphoribosyltransferase, producing the protein MSTRFEDRTDAGERLAAVLTQFRERPDTIVLGLARGGIPVAAAAAKALYLPLGAVLVRKLGIPGHDETAFGALAWSRGRIVRLLNRPLITRILDHGVRQEWLDEVEKRERAELLRRAATYPGISNDLTGQTVLLLDDGLATGATMRAAAEAARSGGAARVVAAAPVGSVEAYTAVSRVCDAVLCLHLPGKFRAVGSFYRHFEQLADEDAISLLNQ; encoded by the coding sequence ATGAGCACGCGTTTTGAAGACCGCACCGATGCCGGTGAACGGCTGGCGGCGGTGCTCACGCAGTTCCGGGAACGCCCCGACACCATCGTCCTGGGGCTGGCCCGCGGCGGCATCCCTGTGGCCGCCGCGGCTGCCAAGGCCCTGTACCTGCCACTCGGCGCCGTTCTGGTCCGGAAACTCGGCATCCCCGGCCACGACGAAACAGCGTTCGGTGCGCTGGCCTGGTCGCGAGGCCGGATAGTGCGCCTGCTCAACCGTCCCTTGATCACCCGCATTCTGGACCACGGCGTCCGCCAGGAGTGGCTGGACGAAGTGGAGAAACGCGAGAGGGCCGAGCTGCTCCGCCGGGCCGCGACTTACCCGGGGATCAGCAACGACCTCACCGGTCAAACAGTTCTACTGCTCGACGACGGCCTGGCCACCGGAGCCACCATGCGCGCTGCCGCCGAGGCAGCCCGTTCCGGTGGTGCGGCACGGGTCGTCGCCGCAGCGCCGGTGGGTTCGGTGGAAGCCTACACGGCCGTGTCGCGGGTGTGCGACGCCGTGCTGTGCCTGCATCTGCCGGGCAAGTTCCGCGCCGTTGGCAGCTTCTACCGGCACTTCGAACAATTGGCCGATGAGGACGCCATCAGCCTGCTGAACCAGTAG
- a CDS encoding AAA family ATPase has translation MRIHRLAISAFGPFASTEEIDFDRLSAHGLFLLNGPTGAGKTSVLDAVCFALYGSVPGARQEGKRLRSDHAEPSLEPAVTCEFSAQGRHFEVTRSPAWDKPSARGKNGFTTQQAKTLLRERISGTWTERSGRNDEAGAEITALLGMDREQFTRVVMLPQGDFAAFLRSKAADRLELLQKLFGTQRFEALEQELAAQAQAARNDVARLNAELELLAARAEAEAAALAIDDSGAPAQEESSARIEWLQESVARRAAELAVAAEAAATVSRHTSGLLEGESARRERHRKLAAAEARKAAAEATQPSLEVHAARLAQHRRAEVLTGQLQAVQSSQTQVRHAAGAMESAITLLRMAADEDPELDQLDLGALDADPSDGGLSAAGANDVAGELSRLRSLLAVVEARLPDEERLHSLVARRAALSTKQQELTQKDIDLGVSLQALRSEQETLTAGLEPLAELASAAILRAKEAAAAEELVDVVRRYAAARAAQGLATGRHSGSREIQLEKKLRWLDLREERLANAAAELAAQLAEGEACPVCGSADHPAPAEAAASALGLSQAEEAAQHDHESAEKDLAARARELGDANQLVAVLEGQGGDTPEEDAIAAFETARTAAGESQLAVKNLADLRQQLEAAEARLTAADSARHRAASELAQATVELSGLVDQLASLDEALSALRGGHRSLTHRLRSLQDAAATLEKAMEAQALLSRARARAEEARIQLDLALPEAGFSSDLEARAQLLSDTDADALLADVRAGHDEQARIAELFASEDLLLARMEAAAHPAVDEALIAELQTAAEQAGEEARAADLAAGMAVRCAESLAAVRKDYERLAGSGRVPRERAQLLTALADTAAGRGDNTYRMSLNSYVLAARLEQVALAASERLVAMSDGRYLLQHSDAKAARGAKSGLGLEVVDQWTGHRRDTSTLSGGESFMASLSLALGLADVVQQESGGIQIETLFVDEGFGSLDEQSLEQVMDALEGLRDGGRVVGLVSHVGEMKQRIGTQLQVLKGRNGSTLRISDAAEALV, from the coding sequence ATGAGGATCCACCGTCTTGCCATCTCCGCCTTCGGGCCCTTTGCGAGTACCGAGGAAATCGACTTCGACAGGTTGAGCGCCCACGGACTCTTCCTCCTTAACGGGCCTACGGGGGCAGGGAAGACCAGCGTGCTGGACGCCGTCTGCTTTGCGCTGTACGGATCCGTGCCCGGGGCGCGCCAGGAGGGTAAGCGCCTGCGCAGCGACCATGCTGAGCCGTCGCTCGAACCGGCAGTAACCTGCGAGTTTTCCGCCCAGGGCCGGCACTTCGAAGTCACCAGGTCGCCGGCCTGGGATAAACCCAGTGCCCGGGGGAAGAACGGCTTCACCACACAGCAGGCCAAAACGCTCCTCCGGGAACGCATCAGCGGGACGTGGACGGAGAGATCCGGACGCAATGACGAAGCCGGCGCTGAAATCACCGCCCTGCTGGGAATGGACCGGGAACAGTTCACGCGCGTGGTGATGCTGCCACAGGGCGATTTTGCCGCCTTCCTCCGGTCCAAGGCAGCCGATCGCCTGGAACTGCTGCAGAAGCTTTTCGGCACCCAGCGGTTTGAGGCCCTGGAACAGGAATTGGCGGCGCAGGCGCAGGCCGCGCGGAACGATGTTGCCCGGCTGAACGCGGAGCTTGAGCTGCTGGCGGCGCGGGCCGAAGCCGAAGCCGCCGCGCTGGCCATTGACGATTCCGGAGCTCCTGCCCAGGAAGAATCGTCTGCCCGGATCGAATGGCTGCAGGAATCAGTGGCCCGCCGCGCAGCGGAACTGGCTGTCGCGGCGGAGGCCGCAGCAACTGTCAGCAGGCACACCTCCGGCCTGCTGGAGGGCGAGTCCGCGCGGCGGGAACGGCACCGCAAACTGGCAGCCGCCGAGGCCCGGAAGGCGGCCGCAGAGGCAACCCAGCCGTCACTGGAGGTCCATGCCGCCCGGCTCGCACAGCACCGCCGCGCCGAGGTGCTCACGGGCCAGCTGCAGGCGGTTCAGTCCAGCCAGACCCAGGTCCGGCACGCAGCCGGAGCCATGGAATCCGCCATCACACTGCTGCGGATGGCCGCGGATGAAGACCCCGAACTGGACCAGCTGGACCTTGGCGCCTTGGATGCGGACCCCTCCGATGGCGGGCTCTCCGCCGCAGGGGCCAATGACGTCGCTGGTGAGCTGAGCCGGCTCCGGTCCTTGTTGGCCGTTGTGGAAGCAAGATTGCCGGACGAAGAACGCCTCCATTCACTCGTTGCCAGGCGTGCCGCACTCAGCACGAAGCAGCAGGAACTCACCCAAAAGGACATTGACCTGGGCGTTTCGCTGCAGGCCCTCCGCTCGGAGCAGGAAACCCTGACGGCGGGCCTCGAGCCCCTGGCGGAACTGGCCTCAGCCGCCATCCTGCGCGCCAAGGAAGCCGCTGCGGCAGAGGAACTAGTTGACGTCGTTCGGCGCTACGCGGCCGCCCGCGCGGCGCAGGGGCTCGCCACCGGGCGCCACTCGGGGTCCCGGGAGATCCAGCTCGAGAAGAAACTCCGCTGGCTGGACCTGCGCGAGGAAAGACTCGCCAACGCCGCCGCCGAACTCGCCGCCCAGCTGGCCGAGGGGGAAGCCTGCCCGGTTTGCGGCAGTGCGGACCACCCGGCTCCCGCGGAGGCTGCTGCGTCAGCGCTGGGCCTCAGCCAGGCCGAGGAAGCCGCCCAGCACGACCATGAGTCTGCGGAGAAAGACCTGGCGGCGCGGGCCCGTGAGTTGGGCGACGCGAACCAGTTGGTGGCTGTTCTTGAAGGCCAGGGCGGGGACACCCCCGAAGAGGATGCAATTGCAGCGTTCGAGACTGCCCGCACCGCCGCCGGAGAGTCTCAGCTGGCGGTGAAGAACCTCGCTGACCTCCGGCAGCAGCTGGAGGCAGCCGAAGCCAGATTGACCGCAGCGGATTCCGCCAGGCACAGAGCAGCATCCGAACTCGCGCAGGCCACCGTTGAATTGTCGGGACTGGTGGACCAGCTGGCGTCGCTTGACGAGGCGCTCTCCGCCCTGCGTGGCGGCCACCGCAGCCTCACACACCGGCTGCGGTCGCTGCAGGACGCTGCTGCCACACTGGAGAAGGCCATGGAGGCCCAGGCCTTGCTCAGCAGGGCCAGGGCCAGGGCCGAGGAAGCGCGGATCCAGCTTGACCTGGCGTTGCCTGAGGCTGGTTTCAGTTCTGACCTTGAGGCCCGGGCGCAGCTGCTGTCGGACACCGACGCCGACGCCCTGCTGGCTGACGTCCGGGCCGGCCACGACGAACAGGCGCGGATTGCCGAGCTGTTCGCATCCGAGGATCTGCTGCTGGCACGGATGGAAGCCGCAGCCCATCCCGCGGTGGACGAAGCCCTCATTGCCGAGCTGCAAACCGCCGCGGAGCAGGCCGGGGAGGAGGCACGCGCCGCCGATCTCGCCGCCGGCATGGCCGTGCGCTGTGCGGAATCGCTGGCCGCTGTCCGCAAGGACTACGAACGGCTTGCCGGTTCCGGGCGGGTTCCGCGGGAACGCGCCCAGCTGCTGACAGCCCTGGCTGATACCGCCGCAGGCCGAGGAGACAACACGTACCGCATGAGCCTGAACAGCTACGTCCTCGCGGCACGGCTTGAACAGGTGGCGTTGGCGGCTTCCGAACGCCTGGTGGCCATGAGCGATGGCCGCTACCTGCTCCAGCATTCAGACGCCAAGGCCGCGCGGGGCGCGAAATCCGGGTTGGGCCTTGAAGTCGTGGACCAGTGGACCGGGCACCGCCGGGATACTTCCACACTGTCCGGCGGCGAGTCCTTTATGGCGTCCCTCTCACTCGCCCTGGGGTTGGCAGACGTTGTGCAGCAGGAATCCGGCGGCATACAGATCGAGACGCTCTTTGTGGACGAGGGTTTCGGCAGCCTGGACGAACAATCCCTGGAACAGGTGATGGATGCCCTCGAAGGCCTTCGCGACGGCGGGCGCGTTGTGGGTCTCGTCAGTCATGTGGGGGAAATGAAACAGCGTATCGGAACCCAGCTCCAGGTCCTCAAGGGCCGGAACGGTTCCACCCTCCGCATTTCCGACGCCGCCGAAGCGCTGGTGTGA
- a CDS encoding alpha/beta fold hydrolase translates to MSGRHTGEMHSHTVEGTDPQLFVEVHDPQNDAGLRPVLLLHGFSSSSKLNWHDTGWVAALLAAGRRVITVDLPGHGRSGAPEDMDSYSPSRIRADLLQIAFDAGVRPLHDGDPTSGMDVVGYSLGARLAWEFGATQPEIVHRLVLGGPNIADPLAAFDLIAAQNYLADGTPIADGSTAGLLKMAMLLPSNNIFALLSLVDAIKAEPFDPAEAVPHMPMLLVAGDQDERAATMPQLAELGIRAGSMAEQLTLPGRNHTNAITSRAFKQGAIAFLGV, encoded by the coding sequence ATGAGCGGCAGGCACACCGGCGAGATGCATTCCCACACCGTTGAGGGCACGGACCCCCAACTTTTTGTGGAGGTGCACGACCCCCAGAACGACGCCGGACTGCGCCCTGTGCTGCTGCTGCACGGCTTCTCCTCTTCCAGCAAGCTCAACTGGCATGACACCGGCTGGGTGGCGGCCCTGCTGGCGGCTGGCCGCCGCGTCATCACCGTGGACCTGCCAGGACACGGCCGCAGCGGCGCCCCCGAAGACATGGACTCCTACTCCCCCAGCCGGATCCGCGCAGATCTGCTGCAGATAGCGTTCGACGCCGGCGTGCGGCCATTGCACGACGGTGACCCCACTAGCGGGATGGACGTTGTGGGCTATTCGCTGGGCGCCCGGCTCGCCTGGGAATTCGGCGCCACCCAGCCCGAGATCGTCCACCGCCTGGTCCTGGGCGGACCGAACATCGCCGATCCGCTGGCAGCCTTTGACCTCATCGCCGCCCAGAACTACCTCGCAGACGGAACCCCCATCGCGGACGGGTCAACGGCCGGCCTGCTCAAGATGGCCATGCTCCTGCCGAGCAACAACATCTTCGCGCTGCTGTCCCTTGTGGATGCCATCAAGGCCGAGCCCTTCGATCCTGCCGAAGCCGTTCCCCACATGCCGATGCTTCTTGTGGCCGGCGACCAGGATGAACGTGCGGCCACCATGCCGCAGCTTGCCGAACTCGGAATCCGGGCAGGGTCCATGGCTGAACAGCTGACGTTGCCCGGGCGAAACCACACCAACGCCATCACCAGCCGCGCGTTCAAACAGGGCGCCATCGCTTTCCTAGGGGTCTGA
- a CDS encoding NUDIX domain-containing protein, whose amino-acid sequence MYSSSANVSERASAAPSLAISTVIFALRPSESSGRPTLWLPLVRRIREPYKDLWALPGGPLTHVESLQDAASRNLRETTGLTPSYLEQLYAFGGLHRSPTQRVVSIVYWALVQPTEAALADESENVKWFRADKVGDLAFDHNAIVEYALRRLRNKLAYGSVAYHFLGEYFTLAQVREVYEAVLDTRLDPANFRRQLKSTPEIEETGEYLQGGKHRPPRLYRFTGRPGLDPDNRSTP is encoded by the coding sequence GTGTACAGCAGCTCAGCGAACGTCTCCGAACGGGCCAGCGCTGCACCCTCGCTCGCGATCTCCACCGTCATCTTCGCCCTGCGGCCCAGCGAGTCCTCGGGCCGGCCCACCCTCTGGCTTCCCCTGGTCCGCAGGATCCGTGAGCCGTACAAGGACCTTTGGGCCCTTCCCGGCGGACCGCTGACGCATGTTGAATCCCTGCAGGACGCCGCGTCCCGGAACCTCCGGGAAACCACCGGACTCACGCCCAGCTACCTGGAGCAGCTCTACGCGTTCGGCGGGCTGCACCGCTCACCCACCCAGCGCGTGGTGTCGATCGTTTACTGGGCGCTGGTCCAGCCCACCGAGGCCGCCCTGGCCGACGAATCGGAGAACGTGAAGTGGTTCAGGGCAGACAAGGTGGGGGACCTGGCCTTTGACCACAACGCCATTGTTGAGTACGCGCTCCGGCGCCTGCGGAACAAGCTGGCCTACGGCTCGGTGGCCTACCACTTCCTGGGGGAGTACTTCACGCTCGCCCAGGTCCGGGAAGTTTATGAAGCCGTCCTGGACACCCGGCTGGACCCGGCCAACTTCCGCCGCCAGCTCAAATCCACGCCGGAGATCGAAGAAACCGGCGAATACCTCCAGGGCGGCAAGCACCGCCCGCCACGTCTTTACCGCTTCACCGGCCGTCCCGGCCTTGACCCCGATAACAGGAGCACACCATGA